From one Lotus japonicus ecotype B-129 chromosome 3, LjGifu_v1.2 genomic stretch:
- the LOC130743657 gene encoding geraniol 8-hydroxylase-like yields MTKAIGEHHFSCTDTLFVAGTETNTATLEWAMAELLQNEKAMSKAKQEMDQIIGKGKLVEESDVARLPYLQAVIKETFRLHLPVPFLIPRRANANVEICGYTIPKDAHVLVNVWAIGRNSSIWENANLFSPERFLGSEVDVKGHNYELTPFGVGRRICPGVPLAMRTLYLMLGSLINCFDWKLEDEVTIDDMNMEDKFGITLVKAQPVRVIPKKISN; encoded by the exons ATGACCAAAGCGATAGGTGAACATCATTTTTCTTGTACAGAT ACTCTATTTGTTGCTGGAACGGAAACAAATACAGCTACATTAGAATGGGCAATGGCAGAACTACTCCAGAATGAAAAGGCAATGTCAAAAGCAAAACAAGAGATGGATCAAATCATTGGCAAAGGTAAACTTGTTGAGGAATCAGATGTTGCTAGGCTTCCTTATTTGCAAGCAGTGATAAAGGAAACCTTCCGTTTGCACCTTCCAGTCCCATTTTTAATCCCTCGCAGGGCCAATGCAAATGTGGAAATTTGTGGCTACACAATCCCCAAAGATGCACATGTTCTAGTCAATGTGTGGGCTATTGGAAGAAACTCAAGCATTTGGGAAAATGCAAATTTGTTTTCACCAGAAAGGTTCTTAGGCTCTGAAGTTGATGTTAAAGGTCACAATTATGAACTTACACCATTTGGTGTCGGGCGACGAATTTGTCCTGGAGTACCATTAGCTATGAGGACATTGTATTTGATGTTGGGTTCACTAATTAATTGTTTTGATTGGAAACTTGAAGATGAAGTGACAATAGATGATATGAACATGGAAGACAAATTTGGGATAACCTTAGTAAAGGCCCAGCCAGTGAGAGTCATTCCAAAGAAAATAAGCAATTAA